A genomic window from Silene latifolia isolate original U9 population chromosome Y, ASM4854445v1, whole genome shotgun sequence includes:
- the LOC141629150 gene encoding uncharacterized protein LOC141629150, giving the protein MGFVLNGASNYMGYGVGTLLISPTGEHEPVSIKLDFNVTKNAAEYEACLLGLRSALDLGVKKLLVRGDLSLVINQFADALSKLAALINIPDHIDSMPIYVERRSSPAYVNAIDDAEEGETEPCYTSILKFKETGEYPLDLDTRGKRALRMLSAQFIKTNDGQLYKKTAQGVLLRCIDKPIAKKVMEEVHDGECGPHMNGHMLVHKIIRLGYYWTTMETDCCKYVRHCHNCQIFANIQHVAPCML; this is encoded by the exons ATGGGATTTGTATTAAATGGAGCATCAAACTATATGGGATATGGAGTGGGTACACTTCTTATCTCGCCAACAGGTGAACACGAGCCCGTGTCCATCAAGCTGGATTTCAATGTCACGAAgaacgccgctgaatatgaagcatgtttgCTTGGTCTACGCAGTGCTCTAGACTTGGGTGTAAAGAAATTATTAGTACGTGGAGACTTGTCGcttgtgatcaatcaa TTTGCAGATGCATTATCCAAGTTAGCTGCCTTAATCAACATTCCCGATCACATTGACAGTATGCCAATAtatgtcgaacgaagatcatcacctgccTATGTGAATGCAATCGATGATGCCGAGGAAGGTGAAACCGAACCATGTTACACATCCATTTTGAAATTCAAGGAAACAGGAGAGTATCCTCTTGACCTTGACACGCGTGGAAAGCGGGCTCTACGAATGTTATCCGCCCAATTCATTAAGACCAATGACGGGCAATTATATAAGAAGACAGCTCAAGGTGTTTTGTTGCGATGCATCGATAAACCAATAGCTAAAAAGGTTATGGAGGAAGTCCATGACGGTGAATGTGGGCCACACATGAACGGCCATATGTTAGTCCATAAGATCATAAGGCTTGGTtattattggacaacgatggaaACTGATTGTTGCAAATATGTCAGGCACTGTCATAATTGTCAGATATTCGCGAATATACAGCATGTGGCACCTTGTATGTTATaa